A DNA window from Cobetia marina contains the following coding sequences:
- a CDS encoding sodium:solute symporter family transporter: MTQLDRVALFFSIILIVLTILVYRRRSQTPDSFIRGSGNVPWWMAGSTAFMTQFSAWTFTGAAQKAYEDGFAVLVIFWGNALGFLLAALYFAPRFRRLRVSTYSDILELRYGKTTQLVYVISQIFLTLMTASIGLYGVSLFLSAVFGFPVVGIAVLIGSLIIAITLVGGVWIVSANNFIQMMQLAILTLVIGGFCLTLMWTGSLSFPESNRDFWIGSSHNSLLIMGIWSLAMLVKQCISINNATSSYRFLTTTDDGEARKAAGLASVLFVIGPVTWFLPPWLLGSAGIDLAARYPALGNDAANVAYVHFIIHYLPSGVLGLVISAMLAVTIAPITTAFNRDAGVMMRLVMPLLEQTSGMATRLVSLGRMFGVVQGVIVVLFVIVLSRIELVSLFDIMIMFGVLLQMPLALPALMVLFRTGAPDWAGWGSVLVGITVTLGSYLWLDMPTLQRLPWLSGFPESQLVDIKLAISLVIQIVTVVGFLFLARYLYAPRRPFSRARRLAEFFANLKRPVSPPPLESVSRRRISLPSRLLCVAALLSVALASFSSTLAGLSVFVCVALGQLLMAWVMR, translated from the coding sequence ATGACACAGCTGGATAGAGTCGCACTGTTCTTCTCCATCATCCTGATCGTGCTGACGATCCTGGTCTATCGACGTCGCAGCCAGACCCCGGACAGCTTCATCCGGGGGAGCGGCAACGTGCCCTGGTGGATGGCGGGGAGTACGGCGTTCATGACGCAGTTCTCCGCCTGGACCTTCACCGGGGCCGCCCAGAAGGCCTACGAGGATGGCTTTGCCGTGCTGGTGATCTTCTGGGGCAATGCGCTGGGCTTTCTGCTGGCGGCGCTGTATTTCGCGCCGCGTTTCCGCCGGCTGAGGGTCAGCACCTATTCCGACATTCTCGAGTTGCGCTACGGCAAGACGACACAACTCGTGTATGTCATCAGTCAGATCTTCCTGACGCTGATGACCGCCTCGATCGGTCTCTATGGCGTCTCGCTTTTCCTGAGCGCGGTCTTCGGCTTCCCGGTGGTCGGCATTGCCGTGCTCATCGGCAGTCTCATCATCGCCATCACGCTGGTGGGCGGCGTGTGGATCGTCTCGGCCAACAACTTCATCCAGATGATGCAGCTGGCGATTCTCACGCTTGTCATCGGTGGCTTCTGCCTCACGCTGATGTGGACCGGATCGCTGAGCTTCCCTGAGTCGAACCGGGATTTCTGGATTGGCAGTTCACACAACAGCCTGCTCATCATGGGTATCTGGTCACTGGCCATGCTGGTCAAGCAGTGCATCAGCATCAACAATGCCACTTCCAGTTATCGCTTTCTGACCACGACAGATGACGGCGAAGCGCGCAAGGCGGCAGGCCTGGCGTCGGTGCTGTTCGTGATCGGGCCCGTGACCTGGTTCCTGCCGCCCTGGTTGCTGGGGTCGGCGGGCATCGACCTGGCGGCACGTTATCCCGCGCTCGGCAATGACGCGGCCAACGTGGCCTATGTGCATTTCATCATCCACTACCTGCCGTCCGGTGTACTGGGACTGGTGATCTCCGCCATGCTGGCGGTCACCATCGCGCCCATCACCACGGCCTTCAATCGTGATGCCGGCGTGATGATGCGACTCGTGATGCCACTGCTCGAGCAGACCTCCGGCATGGCAACGCGACTGGTGAGTCTGGGACGGATGTTCGGTGTCGTGCAGGGCGTCATCGTCGTCCTGTTCGTCATCGTCCTGAGTCGCATTGAGCTGGTGAGCCTGTTCGACATCATGATCATGTTCGGTGTGCTGCTGCAGATGCCGCTGGCACTCCCGGCCCTGATGGTGCTCTTCAGAACGGGGGCGCCTGACTGGGCCGGGTGGGGCAGTGTGCTGGTGGGGATCACGGTCACGCTTGGCAGCTATCTCTGGCTCGACATGCCGACACTGCAGCGTCTGCCCTGGCTCTCGGGCTTCCCGGAATCCCAGCTGGTCGACATCAAGCTGGCGATATCGCTGGTCATCCAGATCGTGACTGTCGTCGGCTTCCTGTTCCTCGCCCGTTATCTGTATGCGCCAAGACGCCCGTTCTCACGCGCGCGACGGCTGGCGGAATTCTTCGCCAACCTCAAGCGTCCCGTCAGTCCTCCGCCTCTAGAAAGCGTATCCCGTCGTCGAATCAGCCTGCCGTCGCGTCTGCTGTGCGTCGCGGCACTGCTGTCCGTGGCGCTGGCCAGCTTCTCCTCCACGCTGGCGGGCCTGAGTGTCTTCGTGTGTGTCGCGCTGGGCCAGCTGTTGATGGCGTGGGTGATGCGCTGA
- a CDS encoding sodium:solute symporter family transporter, with amino-acid sequence MNLDLDTAVIGIYFLFLIAIGWLFRTFTSSTSDYFRGGGKMLWWMVGATSFMTQFSAWTFTGAAGKAYNDGFAVAIIFMANAFGYLLNYLYFAPRFRQLRVITVIQAIRQRFGAVNEQVFTWSSMPTSIINAGIWLNGLAIVTSGLFGYDMETTIIVTGLVVLVMSVTGGSWAVIASDYMQMVIIMAVTITCAIVAVIHAGGPSHVVEDFPVNFLIGGDMNYLSLFALWGFFIFIKQFSITNNLLNSYRYLAAKDSKNARKAGLLACVLMTMGPFIWFMPSWFMASEGVDLFAMYPEAGAKAADFAYMSFVSLYMPAGMLGLLVAAMFAATMSSMDSGLNRNSGIFVKNFYEVVLRPKASEGELLLMSRLSSTVFGLAIIGFALFINSLKGLSLFDAMMYVGALIGLPMTIPGLLGFFIRKTPDWAAWATLVVGGLVSYVVGFLMTPDFIVNTFGLDADLTSREWSDMKVAVGIMAHTVITAGFFVLTTLFYRGLSAEREAEVATFFTNRDTPVISDDEEHRSVDNRQRNILGYLILVAGLGVMLMFLVPNPFWGRMVFVLCGGIIVAIGLLLVTSIDKTSHSREERLVSDGSTR; translated from the coding sequence ATGAACCTAGATCTGGATACTGCCGTCATCGGCATCTATTTCCTCTTTCTGATCGCCATAGGCTGGCTGTTCAGAACCTTTACCTCAAGCACCAGTGATTACTTCCGCGGTGGCGGCAAGATGCTGTGGTGGATGGTCGGTGCGACCTCCTTCATGACCCAGTTCAGTGCCTGGACCTTCACCGGTGCGGCAGGCAAGGCCTACAACGATGGCTTTGCCGTGGCGATCATCTTCATGGCCAATGCCTTCGGCTATCTGTTGAACTATCTGTATTTCGCACCACGCTTCCGGCAGCTGCGGGTCATCACCGTGATCCAGGCGATCCGGCAGCGCTTCGGGGCCGTCAACGAGCAGGTCTTCACCTGGTCCTCCATGCCCACCAGCATCATCAATGCGGGCATCTGGCTCAATGGTCTGGCCATCGTGACCTCCGGCCTGTTCGGCTATGACATGGAAACCACCATCATCGTGACCGGTCTGGTCGTGCTGGTGATGTCGGTGACCGGCGGTTCCTGGGCGGTCATCGCGTCCGATTACATGCAGATGGTCATCATCATGGCCGTCACCATCACCTGTGCCATCGTGGCCGTGATCCACGCCGGCGGCCCGAGCCATGTCGTGGAAGACTTCCCGGTGAACTTCCTGATCGGGGGTGACATGAACTACCTGTCGCTGTTCGCGCTTTGGGGGTTCTTCATCTTCATCAAGCAGTTCAGCATCACCAACAACCTGCTCAACTCCTATCGCTACCTGGCGGCCAAGGATTCGAAGAATGCGCGCAAGGCGGGTCTGCTGGCCTGTGTCCTGATGACCATGGGGCCGTTCATCTGGTTCATGCCCAGCTGGTTCATGGCCAGTGAAGGGGTGGATCTGTTCGCGATGTATCCCGAGGCAGGTGCCAAGGCGGCTGACTTTGCCTACATGAGCTTCGTCAGCCTCTACATGCCTGCCGGGATGCTGGGGCTGCTGGTGGCGGCGATGTTCGCCGCGACCATGTCCTCGATGGACTCTGGCCTGAATCGCAATTCCGGGATCTTCGTGAAGAACTTCTACGAGGTCGTGCTGCGTCCCAAGGCGTCTGAAGGTGAACTGCTGCTGATGTCGCGCCTGTCCTCCACCGTCTTCGGCCTGGCGATCATCGGGTTTGCTCTGTTCATCAACTCCCTGAAGGGACTGAGCCTGTTCGACGCCATGATGTATGTCGGCGCTCTGATCGGTCTGCCGATGACCATTCCCGGCCTGCTCGGCTTCTTCATCCGCAAGACGCCTGACTGGGCGGCCTGGGCGACGCTGGTTGTCGGTGGCCTGGTGTCCTATGTGGTCGGCTTCTTGATGACGCCGGACTTCATCGTCAACACCTTCGGTCTCGACGCGGACCTGACCTCGCGTGAATGGAGCGACATGAAGGTGGCGGTCGGCATCATGGCGCACACCGTGATCACGGCAGGCTTCTTCGTGCTGACCACGCTGTTCTATCGCGGCCTTTCCGCCGAGCGCGAAGCGGAAGTCGCGACCTTCTTCACCAACCGTGACACGCCCGTCATCAGCGATGACGAGGAACATCGCAGCGTCGACAACCGCCAGCGCAACATTCTCGGCTACCTGATCCTGGTTGCCGGCCTGGGCGTGATGCTGATGTTCCTGGTACCCAATCCCTTCTGGGGACGCATGGTCTTCGTGCTGTGTGGCGGCATCATCGTGGCGATCGGTCTGCTGCTGGTGACCTCCATCGACAAGACGTCACATTCCAGGGAAGAGCGCCTGGTCAGCGATGGCAGTACGCGCTGA
- a CDS encoding oligogalacturonate-specific porin KdgM family protein — protein sequence MKHYNKISLSIAALVFTTSAQAVTLDIRHEYKHHAKQHATRVKVSDSIDNFYYGLESKFASEKREDGSQPAMGNLERGDSEIDWGFKFKLDDNWYIQPGMPIAFGDGKYTIKPQLRVGYKASSIPLTTALRYRREYSNYSEDSNDDYEQNKITFTMSYNHGKNKYWLEANYYRNEDKDIYNNTRENYDYILSAGRRMGSWFPYLEFADVSSSSSSDTRQLKTRVGLKYYY from the coding sequence ATGAAACACTACAACAAGATCTCCCTTTCGATTGCCGCACTGGTGTTCACTACCAGCGCCCAGGCCGTGACACTGGATATTCGTCATGAATACAAGCATCACGCCAAGCAGCATGCCACCCGAGTCAAGGTGAGCGATTCCATCGACAACTTCTATTACGGGCTGGAATCCAAGTTTGCGTCCGAGAAGCGTGAAGATGGCTCACAACCCGCGATGGGGAATCTGGAGCGCGGTGACAGTGAGATCGATTGGGGCTTCAAGTTCAAGCTGGACGATAACTGGTATATCCAACCCGGCATGCCTATCGCGTTCGGGGATGGCAAGTACACGATCAAGCCGCAGCTGCGTGTCGGCTACAAGGCCAGCAGTATCCCCTTGACCACGGCGCTGCGCTATCGTCGGGAATACTCCAACTACAGTGAAGATTCCAATGATGATTATGAACAGAACAAGATCACCTTCACCATGTCCTACAACCACGGCAAGAATAAATACTGGCTGGAGGCCAACTATTATCGCAACGAAGACAAGGACATCTACAACAATACCCGCGAGAACTACGATTATATTCTGAGTGCGGGGCGTCGCATGGGGTCATGGTTCCCGTATCTGGAATTCGCGGATGTCAGTTCCAGTTCCAGTTCCGATACGCGTCAGCTCAAGACACGTGTCGGCTTGAAATATTATTACTGA
- the otnK gene encoding 3-oxo-tetronate kinase, with translation MAIVLGGIADDFTGATDLANNLVRAGMRTVQVIGVPQDAPQEGTGSGLDLSEVDAVVIALKSRSCPVDQAISESLAALEWLKAQGARQLFFKYCSTFDSTPEGNIGPVADALLEALDSTQTAFVPAFPINGRSVYQGHLFVGDRLLNDSGMQHHPLNPMTDADIVRVLSRQTPHGVGLLNHATLSEGAQAAGERLATLKAQGVRHVVCDSLDERDLEVLAEALVEHALVTGGSGLAQALPAQYRRKGWLAQIDDAAVLAPAQGAAMVLSGSCSRMTLKQVAHFTQQHAAFALDPVKLNASDAHFEAALDFAREQLAAADPRPFLIYASAEPEGVKAAQASLGVKQAGELIECALASLASTLVAEGVGRLLVAGGETSGAVVSALDIRELRIGGQIDPGVPWTQAPHPAAGPSRPEAMLSLTLKSGNFGGEDFFTRAFDVLDAMNPREETA, from the coding sequence ATGGCGATCGTACTGGGCGGAATCGCCGACGACTTCACCGGCGCGACGGATCTTGCCAACAACCTGGTACGGGCCGGCATGCGCACCGTGCAGGTGATCGGGGTCCCCCAGGATGCGCCGCAGGAAGGGACGGGGAGCGGGTTGGATCTCAGCGAAGTGGACGCCGTGGTCATCGCGCTCAAGTCGCGTAGCTGCCCGGTGGATCAGGCGATCAGTGAATCGCTGGCGGCGCTTGAATGGCTGAAAGCCCAGGGGGCTCGCCAGCTGTTCTTCAAGTACTGCTCGACATTCGATTCCACGCCGGAGGGCAATATCGGCCCGGTCGCCGATGCGCTGCTGGAGGCGCTGGACAGCACTCAGACCGCCTTCGTGCCGGCGTTCCCCATCAACGGGCGCAGTGTCTATCAGGGGCATCTGTTCGTGGGTGACCGTCTGCTCAATGACAGCGGCATGCAACATCACCCCCTCAACCCGATGACCGATGCCGACATCGTGCGCGTGCTGTCACGCCAGACGCCCCATGGCGTGGGGCTGCTCAACCACGCCACGCTGAGTGAGGGAGCGCAAGCTGCTGGTGAGCGACTTGCCACGCTGAAGGCGCAAGGAGTGCGTCATGTGGTCTGCGACAGTCTCGATGAGCGTGATCTCGAGGTATTGGCCGAGGCGCTGGTGGAGCACGCGCTGGTCACCGGTGGCTCTGGCCTCGCGCAGGCCTTGCCTGCCCAATACCGCCGCAAGGGCTGGCTTGCGCAGATCGATGATGCGGCGGTGCTGGCCCCGGCGCAGGGCGCCGCGATGGTGCTGTCCGGCAGTTGCTCGCGCATGACGCTCAAGCAGGTGGCGCACTTCACCCAGCAGCATGCCGCCTTCGCGCTGGACCCCGTCAAGCTCAACGCGAGCGATGCCCACTTCGAGGCGGCACTCGACTTCGCCCGTGAGCAACTGGCGGCGGCGGACCCCAGGCCATTTCTGATCTATGCCTCTGCCGAGCCGGAAGGCGTCAAGGCGGCGCAGGCGTCACTGGGCGTCAAGCAGGCCGGTGAACTCATCGAGTGCGCCCTGGCCAGTCTGGCCAGCACGCTGGTCGCGGAAGGGGTCGGTCGCCTGCTGGTGGCGGGGGGAGAAACCTCCGGCGCGGTGGTCTCGGCACTCGACATCCGTGAGCTGCGCATCGGCGGTCAGATCGACCCCGGCGTGCCCTGGACACAGGCACCGCACCCGGCCGCCGGCCCCTCGCGACCGGAGGCGATGCTCTCGCTGACCCTCAAGTCCGGCAACTTCGGCGGCGAAGACTTCTTTACCCGGGCATTCGATGTCCTCGATGCCATGAATCCCCGCGAGGAGACCGCATGA
- a CDS encoding LacI family DNA-binding transcriptional regulator — protein sequence MSNQSESSRRSRKGAMQPTLNDVAREAGVSSITVSRYFNSPDSVREATRLKVEAAIEKVGYVRNLIAGSLASATSRVIPVIVPSLSNVVFIDVIKGLQEEFEAHGYQLLLGKTDYDLARETQLIRTFLGWSAAGLVVTGLRHDEATRQILEHWNQPIVEIMELGEGLDLNVGMDHVAAGRAMTEHLLARGYRSIHFAGAELDRDYRAAMRYAGHRAALAAAGIEEAPLLDLPVRQQMTSGAQALERIRESHPDCDAIHFANDDMACGAILAAARLGVSIPDDIAIAGFNGLPIGEHVTPRLTTIVSPREQIGRVAARKLLARIQGEPVGEQSHDLGFTLRVGDST from the coding sequence ATGTCTAATCAATCAGAATCATCCCGACGCAGCCGCAAGGGGGCCATGCAGCCGACCCTGAATGATGTGGCCCGGGAAGCCGGCGTCTCGTCGATCACCGTCTCGCGCTACTTCAATAGCCCCGACAGCGTGCGCGAGGCGACACGCCTCAAGGTCGAGGCGGCCATCGAGAAGGTCGGGTACGTGCGCAACCTGATTGCCGGCAGCCTGGCCTCGGCCACCAGTCGCGTGATTCCGGTCATCGTGCCCTCGCTGTCCAACGTGGTGTTCATCGACGTGATCAAGGGGCTCCAGGAGGAATTCGAGGCGCACGGTTATCAGCTGCTGCTGGGCAAGACGGATTACGATCTGGCTCGTGAAACCCAGCTGATCCGTACCTTTCTGGGCTGGTCGGCCGCGGGCCTGGTGGTGACGGGACTGCGCCATGACGAGGCGACGCGCCAGATACTCGAGCACTGGAATCAGCCCATCGTGGAGATCATGGAGCTGGGGGAAGGGTTGGATCTGAACGTGGGGATGGATCATGTCGCCGCCGGACGCGCCATGACCGAGCACCTGCTGGCACGCGGGTATCGCTCGATCCACTTCGCCGGTGCCGAGCTCGATCGCGACTATCGCGCGGCGATGCGCTACGCCGGGCATCGCGCGGCGCTGGCCGCCGCCGGCATCGAGGAGGCTCCCCTGCTCGACCTGCCCGTGCGCCAGCAGATGACCAGCGGTGCGCAGGCGCTCGAGCGCATCCGCGAGAGCCACCCTGACTGCGACGCCATCCACTTCGCCAACGACGACATGGCCTGTGGCGCGATTCTCGCCGCCGCGCGGCTCGGCGTGAGCATCCCGGACGACATCGCCATCGCCGGCTTCAATGGCCTGCCCATCGGTGAGCACGTCACCCCGCGTCTCACCACCATCGTCTCACCGCGAGAGCAGATCGGCCGTGTGGCCGCACGCAAGTTGCTGGCACGCATCCAAGGCGAGCCCGTGGGTGAGCAGAGTCACGACCTGGGATTCACGCTGCGGGTCGGCGACAGTACCTGA
- a CDS encoding heparinase II/III domain-containing protein — MSAQGDYLLWTREELDEIRRQQGQDNAMGRSLAALEARVAASMARGIVIPGQGEAGSFEHNTHKENARVIEGAALWGRLSDNAQALAHAEELLAGYAACYRDMPYQVARNTNPPGRLFHQILNEHIWLLHASLGLALLKPSLSEARYQALLDGLFQPMLEMFTETYRHDFDRIHNHGLWAVAAVGICAMVIESPEHLAISIDGLDGSGETGGLLAQIALLFSPQGYYVEGPYYHRFAIHPLCLFAEAIERHHPERRVLTHADGRIEKSLHVLLSTAYPDGRFPALNDASRSMDLDDEGARCAMSLLAARYEAPRELLALARQQQGCWIHANGLALLNAVQGVDTQVEATSQLFRDGPDGQSGGHAHLKRGQGLAAQHVVLTAGQHGMGHGHFDELGLSFFSRGKEVLKEYGFARWVNVETKFGGRYLKENEGYAKQSVAHNLVVVDMQSQHAANHALADERHGEISLLTGCAAGARARCDNAHDGVAMQREVLLVESRHTETPILLDVFTLTSEQPHVYDYTFHHGGHVVRWWGSEFTALDALEVMGDRHGYQHLWKQGQCRPATGHSMTWLEGDSFHSWHQITQAPAEAFQLRVGANDPDHNLRPDAKVMTRLTATSQTFYSLFESHGHFDEALEQCGGARPQVIHFRVLPSADGLTILELTFATGRLLVVLAEPARQGESLTLEAGERPLRIEQDVTLIDLPDKARVSQNA, encoded by the coding sequence ATGTCGGCACAAGGTGATTACCTGCTCTGGACCCGTGAGGAGCTTGACGAGATTCGCAGGCAGCAGGGGCAGGACAATGCGATGGGGCGCAGCCTCGCCGCGCTGGAGGCCAGAGTGGCGGCCAGCATGGCGCGCGGTATCGTGATTCCGGGGCAGGGCGAGGCGGGTAGCTTCGAGCACAATACCCACAAGGAGAATGCCCGCGTGATCGAGGGGGCGGCTCTGTGGGGACGGCTCAGTGACAACGCGCAGGCCCTGGCGCACGCCGAGGAGCTGCTGGCGGGCTACGCGGCCTGCTACCGCGACATGCCGTATCAGGTCGCGCGCAATACCAATCCGCCCGGCAGGCTGTTCCATCAGATTCTCAACGAGCATATCTGGCTGCTGCATGCCTCGCTGGGGCTGGCGTTGCTCAAGCCGTCCCTGAGCGAGGCGCGGTATCAGGCGCTGCTGGATGGGCTTTTCCAGCCGATGCTCGAGATGTTCACCGAGACCTACCGCCACGATTTCGACCGCATTCACAATCACGGCCTGTGGGCCGTGGCGGCAGTCGGGATCTGCGCGATGGTGATCGAGAGTCCTGAGCATCTGGCGATCTCCATCGATGGCCTGGATGGCAGCGGCGAGACCGGTGGCCTTCTCGCCCAGATCGCGCTGCTGTTCTCCCCGCAGGGCTATTACGTCGAGGGCCCCTATTACCACCGCTTCGCCATCCATCCGCTGTGTCTGTTCGCGGAGGCGATCGAGCGTCACCACCCTGAACGCAGGGTGCTGACACATGCCGACGGACGCATCGAGAAATCGCTGCACGTGCTGCTGTCCACGGCCTATCCGGATGGGCGCTTTCCGGCGCTCAATGACGCCTCGCGCAGCATGGATCTCGATGATGAGGGCGCGCGCTGCGCCATGTCGCTGCTGGCGGCACGCTATGAGGCACCCCGGGAGCTGCTGGCTCTGGCGCGTCAGCAGCAGGGCTGCTGGATCCATGCCAATGGGCTGGCGCTGCTGAACGCGGTGCAGGGTGTCGACACGCAGGTGGAAGCGACCAGCCAGCTCTTCCGCGATGGCCCGGATGGCCAGTCTGGCGGGCATGCGCACCTCAAGCGTGGGCAGGGGCTTGCGGCACAGCATGTCGTGCTGACGGCCGGTCAGCACGGCATGGGGCATGGCCACTTCGATGAGCTGGGGCTGAGCTTCTTCTCGCGCGGCAAGGAAGTGCTCAAGGAATATGGCTTCGCACGCTGGGTCAATGTGGAGACCAAGTTCGGTGGACGCTACCTCAAGGAAAACGAGGGCTATGCCAAGCAGAGTGTCGCCCACAACCTGGTCGTGGTGGACATGCAGTCGCAGCACGCGGCGAATCACGCGCTGGCGGACGAGCGACATGGCGAGATCTCACTGCTGACTGGTTGCGCGGCGGGTGCGCGTGCCCGATGTGACAACGCGCATGACGGCGTGGCCATGCAGCGTGAGGTGCTGCTGGTGGAAAGCCGCCATACCGAGACGCCGATTCTGCTGGATGTCTTCACGCTGACCTCGGAGCAGCCGCACGTCTATGACTACACCTTCCATCATGGTGGCCATGTCGTGCGCTGGTGGGGAAGTGAATTCACCGCGCTGGATGCCCTGGAAGTGATGGGGGATCGCCACGGCTATCAGCACCTCTGGAAGCAGGGGCAGTGCCGACCCGCCACCGGACACAGCATGACCTGGCTTGAGGGTGACAGTTTCCATAGCTGGCATCAGATCACCCAGGCACCTGCTGAAGCCTTCCAGCTGCGTGTCGGTGCCAATGACCCTGATCACAACCTGCGGCCTGACGCCAAGGTGATGACGCGCCTGACCGCCACCTCGCAGACCTTCTATTCCCTGTTCGAGAGTCACGGGCATTTCGATGAAGCTCTGGAGCAGTGTGGTGGGGCGCGTCCGCAGGTGATCCATTTCCGGGTGCTGCCGAGTGCGGATGGCCTGACGATTCTCGAGTTGACCTTCGCCACCGGTCGACTGCTGGTGGTGCTGGCCGAGCCAGCCCGACAAGGGGAAAGCCTGACGCTCGAGGCCGGGGAGCGCCCCCTGCGAATCGAGCAGGATGTCACGCTCATTGATCTTCCAGACAAGGCGCGGGTGTCACAGAACGCCTGA
- the ltnD gene encoding L-threonate dehydrogenase: protein MTAVTTSPVIGLVGLGAMGMGSARAMLEAGLDVIGCDISPGACQAFDAAGGRTVASPLELAAECQVVVLVVVNADQVEQVLFGAQGERGLAERLAPGSLVIQCATVAPSFARELETRLNDMQLELLDAPISGGAVKARSGELSVMSSGSDAAYVKAERVLAAMAANVYRLGDCAGPGSSVKLVNQHLAGVHIAAAAEAMALGMSMGIDPDTLYDVITHSAGNSWMFENRVPHILKGDYTPLSAVDIFVKDLNIVHSTGRELKLAMPVAGSALQQFTAASGAGFGREDDSAVIKVYQRLGSFSLPAANDEGAQ from the coding sequence ATGACAGCAGTAACGACTTCACCAGTGATTGGCCTTGTCGGCCTCGGCGCGATGGGAATGGGCAGTGCGCGCGCCATGCTGGAAGCAGGCCTGGACGTGATCGGCTGTGATATCTCGCCTGGTGCCTGTCAGGCGTTTGACGCGGCAGGGGGGCGCACGGTGGCCTCGCCGCTGGAACTGGCGGCCGAGTGTCAGGTGGTGGTGCTGGTGGTGGTGAATGCCGATCAGGTCGAGCAGGTGCTGTTCGGGGCCCAGGGCGAGAGGGGGCTGGCCGAGCGACTCGCGCCGGGTAGCCTGGTGATCCAGTGCGCCACCGTGGCGCCGAGCTTCGCGCGTGAACTGGAAACCCGCTTGAACGACATGCAGCTGGAGCTGCTCGACGCCCCGATCAGCGGCGGTGCCGTCAAGGCACGCAGTGGTGAGCTGTCCGTGATGTCCTCCGGCAGTGACGCGGCTTACGTCAAGGCGGAACGCGTGCTGGCAGCGATGGCAGCCAATGTCTATCGGCTGGGCGACTGCGCCGGCCCGGGCTCGAGCGTCAAGCTGGTCAACCAGCACCTCGCCGGCGTACACATCGCGGCGGCGGCAGAAGCCATGGCGCTGGGCATGAGCATGGGGATTGACCCGGACACCCTGTATGACGTCATCACCCACTCCGCGGGCAATTCCTGGATGTTCGAGAATCGCGTGCCGCACATCCTCAAGGGCGATTACACGCCGCTGTCGGCCGTCGACATCTTCGTCAAGGACCTGAACATCGTGCACAGCACCGGGCGTGAGCTGAAGCTTGCCATGCCGGTGGCGGGCAGTGCATTGCAGCAGTTCACCGCTGCCAGCGGCGCCGGCTTCGGGCGTGAGGACGACTCGGCCGTCATCAAGGTCTATCAGCGTCTCGGCAGCTTCAGCCTGCCGGCCGCGAATGATGAAGGAGCGCAGTGA
- the otnC gene encoding 3-oxo-tetronate 4-phosphate decarboxylase produces MSQSRHDINVLREQIATYGKSLFDRGLTMGSSGNISQRLEDGGWLMTPTNACLGRLDPARISRLDAQGVLIDGDAPTKEHFLHRAMYDERPQSGAIVHLHSTHSVAVSCLPDVNPCECIPPLTAYYVMRVGKLPLVPYYMPGDPALGDAVRGLAGKHCAVLLANHGPVVAGKTLEAAVYATEELEETAKLFLLLQGKNPRGMTPEQVAELEAKFGRP; encoded by the coding sequence ATGAGTCAGTCACGGCACGACATCAACGTGTTGCGCGAGCAGATCGCCACCTACGGCAAGTCACTGTTCGACCGCGGCCTGACCATGGGCTCCAGTGGCAACATCAGCCAGCGGCTGGAGGATGGCGGCTGGTTGATGACGCCGACCAATGCCTGCCTGGGGCGCCTGGACCCGGCGCGCATCTCGCGTCTCGACGCCCAGGGCGTGTTGATCGATGGCGACGCCCCGACCAAGGAGCACTTCCTGCATCGCGCCATGTATGACGAGCGCCCGCAGTCGGGTGCCATCGTTCACCTGCACTCGACCCACTCGGTGGCGGTGTCCTGCCTGCCGGATGTGAATCCGTGTGAGTGCATTCCGCCGCTGACGGCCTATTACGTGATGCGGGTCGGCAAGCTGCCGCTGGTGCCTTACTACATGCCGGGCGACCCCGCGCTGGGCGATGCCGTGCGTGGCCTGGCCGGCAAGCACTGTGCCGTGCTGCTGGCCAATCATGGCCCCGTCGTGGCCGGAAAGACCCTGGAAGCGGCGGTCTATGCCACCGAGGAGCTTGAGGAAACCGCCAAGCTGTTCCTGCTGCTGCAGGGCAAGAACCCGCGTGGGATGACCCCGGAACAGGTGGCGGAACTCGAAGCCAAATTCGGCCGCCCCTGA